One window from the genome of Drosophila albomicans strain 15112-1751.03 chromosome 2L, ASM965048v2, whole genome shotgun sequence encodes:
- the LOC117563499 gene encoding protein wingless codes for MDLSYIFIFCLLALCSADAESKQKSGRGRGSMWWGIAKVGEPNNFSPISTGIMYIDPAIHSTLRRKQRRLVRDNPGVLGALVKGANLAISECQHQFRNRRWNCSTRNFLRGKNLFGKIVDRGCRETGFIYAITSAAVTHSIARACSEGSIESCTCDYSHQTRSPQANHQAGSVAGVRDWEWGGCSDNIGFGFKFSREFVDTGERGRNLREKMNLHNNEAGRAHVQAEMRQECKCHGMSGSCTVKTCWMRLANFRVIGDNLKARFDGATRVQVSNSLRQSSNAVPVVSPNAAGSNSIVGGVANSGNGLPSAVNGYDDEERMLNDHMPELLLDNSKQHHPNMPSPNSLPVAGARSRGHGRGRQGRKHNRYHFQLNPHNPEHKPPGPKDIVYLEPSPSFCEKNLRQGILGTHGRQCNDTSLGVDGCDLMCCGRGYRTQEVVVVERCACTFHWCCEVKCKLCRTKKIIHTCL; via the exons ATGGATTTAAGTTACATATTCATCTTCTGCCTGCTGGCGCTATGCAGCGCCGACGCCGAAAGCAAACAGAAATCGGGCAGAGGCCGAGGCTCAATGTGGTG GGGTATTGCCAAGGTCGGCGAACCGAACAATTTTTCACCCATTAGCACCGGCATCATGTACATCGATCCCGCCATTCATTCAACGCTGCGTCGCAAACAACGGCGCCTGGTGCGCGACAATCCCGGAGTGCTGGGCGCTCTGGTCAAGGGCGCCAATTTGGCGATTAGCGAGTGCCAGCATCAATTCCGCAATCGTCGCTGGAACTGCTCGACGCGCAATTTTCTGCGTGGCAAGAATCTATTTGGCAAAATCGTTGATCGAG GCTGCCGCGAGACGGGCTTCATCTATGCCATCACAAGCGCTGCTGTGACCCATTCGATAGCACGAGCCTGCAGCGAGGGCAGCATCGAGTCCTGCACCTGTGATTACAGCCACCAGACTCGCTCGCCACAGGCCAATCATCAGGCGGGCAGCGTTGCCGGCGTACGCGATTGGGAGTGGGGCGGCTGCTCCGATAACATTGGCTTCGGCTTCAAGTTCTCGCGCGAGTTCGTGGACACTGGCGAGCGTGGTCGCAATCTGCGCGAAAAGATGAATCTGCACAACAATGAGGCGGGCCGAGCG CACGTTCAAGCGGAGATGCGTCAAGAGTGCAAATGCCACGGCATGTCCGGTTCGTGTACAGTGAAAACTTGTTGGATGCGTCTTGCCAATTTCCGTGTCATAGGCGACAATCTCAAGGCGCGCTTCGATGGCGCCACACGCGTCCAGGTCAGCAACAGTCTACGCCAGAGCAGCAACGCGGTGCCCGTAGTCAGTCCGAACGCGGCGGGCTCCAACAGCATTGTGGGTGGCGTGGCCAACAGTGGCAACGGACTGCCTTCGGCCGTGAATGGTTACGACGATGAGGAACGCATGCTGAACGATCATATGCCCGAGCTGCTGCtggacaacagcaaacagcatcATCCCAATATGCCATCGCCCAACAGTTTGCCCGTTGCGGGCGCTCGATCACGCGGTCATGGTCGCGGTCGCCAGGGACGCAAGCACAATAG ATATCACTTCCAATTGAATCCACACAATCCGGAGCACAAGCCGCCGGGTCCCAAGGACATTGTGTACCTGGAGCCTTCGCCCAGTTTCTGTGAGAAGAATCTGCGACAGGGCATTTTGGGCACACATGGCAGACAGTGCAATGACACCTCGCTGGGCGTCGATGGTTGCGATCTGATgtgctgtgggcgtggctatCGCACACaggaagttgttgttgtcgagcgCTGTGCTTGCACCTTCCACTGGTGTTGTGAGGTGAAGTGCAAGCTGTGTCGAACCAAGAAGATCATACACACGTGTCTGTAA